TCACGGAGCTGAGCAATATTCTCCGGAACTCCATGCAGGCCGACAAGGCGGAAACCGTGAGCCTGGAAAACGAACTGAGCATTGTAAAAGATTATCTTGCATTGGAAAATATCCGGTTCGAGGAGCGGTTGAAGGTGCAGTATGATATTGACCCGGAGACCCTTGAGCTCCCGGTGCCCCCGCTGATGCTGCAAACCCTCGTGGAAAACGCCATCAAGCATGGCATCTCCCGGGAAGTGAACGGCGGGCTGATCCTCATCGGATCGCATGTCCACGACATGTGCCACGAGATCACCATCCGCAACACCGGTAAATTCATCGAAAACCAGCAGAACGGCGGCGGATTCGGCCTCGCATCCACCCGCCAGCGGCTGGGGATACTCTTCGGCAAAAGAGCATCTTTCGACATTAAAAACATCGACCACGCAACGGTGGAAGCCAAAGTGCTCATGCCGTTATTATAAAATCGTCAACCAATTTTGACAGTATGAAAAAAGCTTTGATCATAGACGACGAACGACTGGCCAGAAGCGAGCTCAAGAAGCTGCTGGCGGACCATCCCGAGATCGTGGTGGTGGGTGAAGCGGTGAATGCGAAAGACGGGATGGAAAAGATCGAGTCGCTCCGGCCCGATCTCCTCTTCCTCGACATCCAGATGCCGGATAAGACCGGCTTTGATCTATTGGCCGAACTGGAAAGGACGCCGCAGGTGATTTTTACCACCGCGTACGACGAATACGCCCTCAAGGCTTTCGAGTACAACGCGCTGGATTACCTCCTCAAGCCCATCGAGCCGAAACGGCTGGCAGACGCTATCCATAAGCTCCACCAGGCCGACGAGAAGGAGCGCATCGCCGCCGCAACCGGGATCCGCAACATCCTCGGGGAAAGCGACCAGGTGTTCGT
Above is a genomic segment from Chitinophaga pollutisoli containing:
- a CDS encoding response regulator → MKKALIIDDERLARSELKKLLADHPEIVVVGEAVNAKDGMEKIESLRPDLLFLDIQMPDKTGFDLLAELERTPQVIFTTAYDEYALKAFEYNALDYLLKPIEPKRLADAIHKLHQADEKERIAAATGIRNILGESDQVFVKDGDRCWFVKLQEIRLFESVGNYARVYFETNKPLILKSLNALEERLDERVFFRANRKHIVNLRMIERIDTYFNGGLLLEMRGGEKIEVSRRQAVKFKEMMSL